The following is a genomic window from Triplophysa rosa linkage group LG11, Trosa_1v2, whole genome shotgun sequence.
CTTCCCAGGACGTCTTCTACACGGAGGCGGAGATGGCGAGGAGTCGTCTGTCCAGCACATCATCCACTGTCAGCCACTGGAATCCCAAACCTGACTGGGTAAGATGATCTTCAGCCATTCTCATCAGACCCTTAGCTACTTACACCTGGAAATGTTAATCTGGGTCATTTTTATGGGTTAGTTCcccaaaatatgaaaattcagtcatatatacaaacaacaatatttactAGGGGGTTAAAAATGTGTTGTGGCATGATATGTTGAAGAGCTATGTCGATTTgaattatttaatgtttttttttgtgcttttgctGATTTAAGAAGTTTGATCAGAATGTTGCAATTGTTTGGTGAACCCAGTATCATGTATTGTACCGATCTTTGAGCTGAGTGTCATTACACCGCtgatatttacaaatatattctGTAAAATCCAGGATTTTTTAGTAGGGTAATATTACAAACAGTGTAAAAACATAGATCAAGATTAACTCAAGGTTGCTATTTTACAGGTGTTGTCCTGGAAGAGCAAACTTCCACTTCAGACCATCATGCGCTTGCTGCAGGTCCTGGTGCCACAGGTGGAAAAAATCTGCATTGACAAGTAAGGAAGGAGTCGGTGCATTGATTGTTACATGTCTTTGATTTTCTGCAGTGAAATCTGACTGTGTGGTCATTGTTCAGGGGTCTGACGGATGAATCTGAGATCCTGAAGTTTCTACAGCATGGAACTCTAGTGGGTTTGTTGCCTGTGCCTCACCCCATTCTTATCAGGAAATATCAGGCAAATGCAGGAACTGCCATGTGGTTTCGCACGTACATGTGGGGAGTCATCTACCTGCGGTTAGTCTTAGGCATTTATTTTTGGACATTTACTTCTGTTTGCTTGgtcttttttaacttttttaagacAAAATCATAATGGACAATGGTTTGCATAATTTTGTAGtctattgattttttattaaactaatAATCAAATCTTCTTATGTAATGAAGGGGAAAATATGTGTTACACCTTGGgggtgcattaactttcgaataattgaacggaccggagtcaattattctgTTTATACCACAgttaccacaccacaggacattgttcaactcaactttatttatatagcgctttttacaattttcattgttacaaatcagctgtacatgagacatattgactataagcaaaacaattaaagttatacctgtaaaaacaatacaaacccacaaacaaaacactccacacacacaatatgcacacgtactaacacacatagacatagacacacatacacacacagacgcgcagacacacgggcgcacacgcacgcacacacacagacacgcacgcaaacacacagacacgcatgcacacacacacaaacagacaagcacgcatacacacacacacacacagacacgcacgcacagtgaaagcacacatttaagaagaggagagagaaacacaggtcaaatattaaacagactataaattcctatatgcaatattaattaagtaaaactttaaaattctaaagcagcccccccggccaggcaaatagtgcaagacagtatgcaaacggtggcgagaaacccaaaactccaatcgagaaaaaaaccctcaggagaacccaggcccaacaaggggattccagttcccctcccctctgttcaaatgtttaatttcactgtttGTCATATAatcgtctttaaaatgctgttgatggtaggactactttcttgcgcatctcatttcCATTAGAGCGAACGGccacgtggtgtgtgtgtgtgtgtgtgtgtgtgtgtgtgtgcgtgcgtgcgtgcgtgcgtgcgtgcgtgtgtgtgtgagagagagagagtgcacaCCTGTGTGTTTGcggtaatgtgacagaaaagccagtgataataaattatttattcctcgtattgtttctgtcttcagcagtaaaaaaaataacgcaaacttttgaaagagtaggtctatcaaaatatatttgttataagTTATAAGCAGCATGAACTAGTAGGCTATCAgtttttattaatgcatttattgAAAGGAAACTGCACACAtttccattaacagtaaagtttgacattataaacgtcagatcaagagcagggtgctgtgCGGTAAtggcctgtaggctacactataaccttTCTGCTGTTTAAACGttgcgaagtgatatggaactgtaatgcggtcagcagacctggaacaccttcataggtgttcatttactgaaagttaatgcatacccatagaacgtttgtcaaccaatcagattgatgcattcaacagccccgtggtataatataatatgaataatatctAGGATGAAGAAATGTGTCACATTATAGGACTTAAGAATGCGGTTTCATGTTGCCCTTCAAAtcctagttcacccaaaaataaaaattctgtcaccatttacagagaaaggtatttggaagaatgcttgtaaccaaacagtatttggccaccattgactcccacagtaggaaaaaatacaatggtcaaaagtgccgctgaactgtttgctgtcgtacattcttcaaaatgtcttgttttgtgttcattagaacaaataaaatgataaagtgatttttcctactatgggagtcaatgggtgttgatatctgtttggttacaagcattcttccaaatatctttctccgtgttcatcagaaaaaataaatgtattcagatttggaacaatttgagagtggattaaattatgacagaattttcatttttgggtttactgtccctttaatacaaGACATATATTTAAGTTgtatttaatgtattaaatCGGGACATATgtgtaaaaattaaaattagaagtaattatgtttattaaaataaggCTTCATAACTATGTTAAACTtaaaaagaaatatttacatgtattaattTATCGGAAGCTGTTATCCAAAGAAgcatacagtgcattcaagccaAACATTTGATCAGCATGTGTCTCCTGCAAATTTGATTTCTATTTCTTTCCTTTGATTTTGGGTAGAAATGTCGTAGACAAATTCACCCTTGATTTaatatttcaagtatttaataTTTCGTTTGCAGGTAAAGCAAGTTTAACATTCTCTTTTCTCGATGCAGTAATGTGGATCCACCCATCTGGTATGACACTGATGTGCGTCTCTTTGAGATTCAGAGGATGTAAAAGGAGCCTCACTGGGAAGCCACAGGCTTCATCTACTATGTCATTTTGCTTTAAGATGTCCCACTTCTCTTGAGAAGAGGCAACAGAAACCCATGAAAGCCTGTGAAACTCCATGAGAAGTGCCTGTGCCTGACAGTGTGAAGCTGTTGGTGGTCTGTTTGCTCTGGCTGCTGTACAGATGATAAAGCGCCTAAATATAACCCTGTGCTCTGATAGCATAGTATGTTCAGTAGCTTAAGCAATCCGGACATGTGCGTCTGTGTGTAAGAAAAATCTCTCACTGTGGTTTTATATAGGAATGGGAGTATTGTGAATAATTTCTGGAAAGACCTCTGGTTGGATTGATATCACCACAAGGGGGTGATCTTgctatatctttttttttttttatttacccaTGAGAACATTCATTGACATATTAGTCATGTCAGATATGAGAAATAAGTCAATGAAATTCAAAGGTTGATTTTAATGTATTTCCCCAGTATTCACATACACTATGAACTTGTAAAAAGATTTAGTTTCCACAGTATTATATAGCAACGGTTTGATGGAATATCAATAGCTCTATTTTTGTTTGCATATCAATTTGCTGATGTGAGACTGTAAATATTCAGCTTGATGCTTAAAGTAGAATCACTGTATCAATATGTGatgaatataattatttaatgtCATAATTGTTAGCTCATAGCTATTGCCTTTCTGCAAACGTTATGGCTCAAAGTGCCGATGACTGTAACCAGAATGTTCATTTGTGACAGTATTTATATGAAAGTCTGTTAAAGACAAGAATAGATTGTGGTTATATGTGTATTTTAATATGTGTATCTAagtttgtgtgcttgtgtatATGTACTAAACTCCTAATTGAATCATTGGTTTATGAAGAATTTCATGCTTCTCAATGTATCTGCTTCATTCTTAATAAGAAACCAAAGCAAAGTCAAACAGCGTCTTATTATTTGCTCATTTTACTCCAGAGTATTTCATTGCATCGCTACAGCCCGTAACAGCGTTACGCCATATTTCAGAAGAGACATCATGCACACATGTCAAATGATTTCAGCATGATCTAAGACAACAACAGATTcctacacatttacacataatattgtcaataaaaataacatattttagttaaacaaaaatataatataaaatatatatatattacaaatgTATGTGCATTAGAAGAGTTCTTAAGTGGGCAGTTTATGAGGCAAGGCACACTTCAAAAAGGCTGGCCACTGAGTGCATTTGGTAAAAGATCCCAAATGGCATCCCAATGTTCACCACAGCTACCCATGTTTTAAATTCATAGATGTATGATCCAACAGGGTTGTCAAACTGAGGACGGGCTCCAAAGGCAGGGATGATCCACAgctaaaaaacaaaccaaaacccAGAATTAGAAATCACATTTGTGATGTGAAAGAACTCCCACGTGTCCCACATGCAATGATGTGTCCTGTGGATTTGCCCCAGATCTACGAAAGTCAGGTACTTACAATTACGTTGCAGATGAGCAGGAAGGCGCAAATCTCCTTGAGGATCCTCCTCTTCCAGGAGAGTCGGCCCTGAAGCAGCGTCAGGGTGATGGGTAGAGCGTGAGCCGGAACGATAGAGCTGTTCCGTCTATCCGGGTCCCTCTGTACGACCCTGGCGTTAGCAAAGACGGTGGCCGTTGGTGTCTCTTTGAAAGGCTTCCGGTGGAGGCCCTTGATGAGGAAGGAGTTCTGTAGACACAGCTGGATCACAGTTAGAATGGAAGAGGCCAGAGTGAGCCCGTTCACATGCCCTTTGACCCCTGACGCCAGCATGGCCACGATGGTGAAGTAACAGATGAGGAACTGGCCCAGAGACGCTCCCACAAGCAGTCCCACATCTAGACTCCGCGTGGGGTTCTTCTCGGACACATGCTCCCTCTTATCCAGCTGGAAGATGATACAGCCGCTCAGCGTCGCTATGGACATCAGCGTGATGGTGACTATGTTCATGATGTAATAGATCGTCAGAGCGTCCTCCTTCTTGTTTGGGTCCCCTTTGGACACGTCCACTTCGTACACCACGAACGTAGCCAGACCCGCCACCAGAACGATCAGTCCGGCCACTGGACCGACCACAACGTCCCACAGCCTGAAACGGAGATGGTCGTGGTGTTCGTCCATCTGGCGGCCAACGTTTTTCCACATGACGTAGGCCATCGCAGAGGCGAAGAGGCTGTACTCAATGTTGAAAGGGTACAAGTAATAGAAAGCTTTCTCGAAGACGTCGCAGAAATCGTGGATGCACTTGCAATTGCCGGGGGCTGAAAACAAGAGGACGGAGAATGTCTATGAGAGATGCCAGCCAAAGCATTTTTCATTATGACTTTGGATATAGGGATTTCTGGTTAGTCTTAGTGAGtcttattcatttattcatagtGTAATATGCATTTACTGACCTGACCCTTTCAGTGAGAAGTTGAAGCCGTGGGGGGTGTTGGATGAACTGTTAGAGTCGTCTGGAATAATGGTCTGATGGAGCGATTCTTCCGTCACAGCGGTCATCCACACCACCAGATTTGTTGACAAGGTCAACATCAGACCATAACTACAAAGAGAGGGTAAATATTACTATACAGTGATACCCGGCCCTCGTTTCTTACAAACTGAATGCGACATTTTGGTTTCCTATCAAATCCTCAGCCTGGCAAACATTTCCTTAAAATGTATGCTCATTGCTTCACACACGAGACGTCACAAACACTGTGGTTACAAATGCTTCATTTCCTTTACGATCTGAATGGGTGTGATAATGTACCTACGCTTGCCTGACTTTCCCATCACCTTTCTCCCCCTGACCTGGTGTTCTGGTCAAGATAGCAAAAGACAAGGAAATCCATTGACTACACTTAAGGCAAGTCAGTCTGATATCACAAGAAAAACGTACCGTGTGATGCGTTTCTGTAGCTGTACACAGTCTTTAGCATGAACCCAGAGAAAATATGTCTGAAATGGagtatgtttaaaaaacacagtTAGAATCAAAAAACAATATTAGATACCAGGccagaaaaaagacaaaacaacaattacgtagtaatatttttaacagtggTGGCATATAAAAAATCATAagcattttgtgtttataaaaaatatatatttattaaataaaaatactgattatacttaaaaaatgtattgtatggAAATGCAATttcaattaaagtttttttactTACCTGCACAATAACAAACACCGCTTGCACAACAGGGAACACTATCTTCACGGCTGACTCACAGTGTGCATAACCCACATAGTAAACAATCTTGAAAATATCCATGAGAACACTGCAGACGCCAAACAGAACCAAGCCAGCTGAAGAAGACACACAGAGTGTTAGTAACATTTACACATACATCATTACAAACCATTACTGCACGATTATCTCATGTAGACAGATCAACATTTTCATTCACCAAAAGTTTTGATTCAATGTAATCCAAAGCATTTCAGTCATTGACCAGCTTCAGTAAGAATGAATTCTCACCTCTCAGCCAGACCGGTCCAGCATGGCTATCTTTGTATAGCACGGCACTGTCCACCCTACATGTGTGGGCTTTGTAGTAAACCATCCAGATGGTAGTGAGAACGACAAGTAAGATGAGGTAAATCTGCAGGTGTGAAGATGAAATCTGGGTGCCGTTGAAGACGCTTCCGCTGACTAAAACAATTCCCAGGAGCAGGACATTTAAGGAGATGTATCCAGACAGAAGCCAGCCCCAGTTGCGGGCTCTTTCCATCTTTCTGACCCCACAGTGGGCAGATGCCGGGCTGTCCGCATTCTGTGCTGTCTCTCCCTGCGTTGCCACTTGGATGGTGGATATCTGGCTGTCATTGGCTTCCAAGTCTTCTTTTGCGGTCATGTTGCTTGAGTTGGCAGAGCTGTTCGCAAGAAAGCACAAGCAACTGTAAATTCTGAGCGTCCGAGTCTAAGATAAAACAAGTCCTCAAAGCCGACGTAAACCCACTTCTTCACCCGGTAAAATGCTTTGAACTTGTCTACCTTCCTCAGCCTGCATATATACTCAAACCCGCATAGTTGACCAACCAATCACCATTTTCCCATCCGCTTACGTAGAGCACTGCGTGTAACCGGTATGTTAGTGGACGTGCATCCCTCTGACGAGGTAATATTGGAAGTCTACATAGATTTCACCTTTGCTTGCACTGGATCACAGCCAGCCAATCGCTCCTGGCTATTGTGATAACAGTGTTTAACCCAACGGCTACCTGCACGTTTTCTATTCTCTGTTTGGTGACGGTGGAGTTAATCAGACACCCTTAGCTCTTAGCCATCGATAAATATAAGGCTTTTATTGACCTAAATCGTAcctgttttcaaaatattaagcCTTTATTTACTTTACTTACATCCGCTTTTCAGAATAATTGAAATATCCAACCTAATTCTCTCagtaaacatttgaacaaacaaaacaattgaaGGTCATTGCAACGAAACATTATTCTTGCTTATATGTTTCAAACTGTACACTGACATTCCCATTCAACGACTTGCCAAATCCAACATTCCAAAGGAGAAGCATAAGCATTTAATGCATATCTAAATAATCTAGGAATAAACGTCAAGCTGAATGTTTATTAACTTTGACTCATGCACACTTAGATTTATTCAATCAGCGGGtgcttttaaaaagaaattattatgattttattattataaaattattataagtGACATTGATATTTGTGTTACCATGAATAGGAGCCGCTGGCCTTCTGTGGAGCGTGCCACCTCATGACATATATTTGCACTCAGTGACACAGCAAGTTTACAAcctgtcagaaacaacacacacagaacacatgatcagaacaaaatgtgtaaaaatactGACATGTGTATTACATATCACAAATCATGAAACATCAATGGATGTATGTCACATAACACAgtgatttatactgtatataggcacCATAAAGAACACTGATGTAAACATTCACTGACttcataaaaaatactgtatttattgCCTAGTTAAAATCCACACTTAAATGTCTACCCTACTGTCTCAATGTCTTTCCAAAAGAGTGACACCTTAAAGATGATGCTAGCTAGAGCTTTTTACAGGAAGATTCACTTCACATAGTTTTTACAGTAGGCTAACTGGCGAACTCAGCAAACGCTGGTCTTGATACTGGAATTACTTGTACTACTTTTCCTAAATGAAACGAATTCAAATCATGTatcattttgaaacgtacaaaGGAAACAATATTGTGATGACTTTTGTCAGAATAAAACCGAGGCCACACCCTCACGATCTGCGGCGCGTCCGAGGTGTCCTTGGAAACTCCAAGTGTCTCATGCGCGCTGCGGATGGTCAGGGGTTCAGAGCCGATGCGCGGATACCGTGAGAGAGTAATGGAGGCTGAAGTTAGAGATCACCATGAATGACAAATACCACAAGGCAGCTCGGGATGGCTACCTTGACTTGTTGAAAGAAGCGACGCGCAAGGATCTGAACGCTCCGGATGAGGATGGCATGACACCGACCCTATGGGCCGCGTACCACGGCAACATGGACGCGCTGCGTCTGATCGCGGGGAGGGGGTAAGACTGGGCTCTGCGGTCACTCGTGTCGTAGATCTTATCGATTAAACGAATATGTTTGAGACTGTTTGTGCGTAGTTTTAGCAAGAAGCCCGTATGTTTGTGTGTACGCAACTCAAACGGCATTACGCAGAGACCTGCGCCGCGCAGCGCAGCGCTCTGTTCACCGTCCCTAATGCTGATGTGATGTCAGGAAGGATTGTAACTGGGCATATATATGTTTGGGTTAATCGGATGTGGAACATGATGTTCTGCACCCCCTCATTACACTTCTGATGACATTTCTCAGTTACACTGACATGAGCTACACATAATATTGTCTAGGCTGCAATGTTATAGTTTTATCATATCAGGAAAAGTAAATAATAGGTTAATATAGCTTTTCTACAGCATGGGCTGTATAGGCTTGCTGTTTTTGGGTGGTTTGTTGTGTCCTGTTGCTCATTCTGTGTAGATCATGGCCTGAGGTTTTGAATTCTCAAGGAGTGCATGGACTGGTGAAATGAAGAATTACAGTAAAGGTATTGTTGCCTGCTTTGCGTGAAAGCATATTCCAAccacacaaatgtaaatgtttttataatggcCATGTTGCCCCTCCTATTTCCTTGTTACTGTAATTCATTTGAATTGAGTTGTTTTATCACTGACTGTGACATTACCAGTCACTCATTGTTTGATCTTAGGTCGAGCTGTTAATGCCTATGATTGAATGCTGATAAATGTGAACACAAAAGGTTTATTCACAGCTGACCTGCTTTCCACAGCAGTGGCTTAATGAAAGCTGTGTGTTTTCAGCACTGAAAGCCACTGGCTATCCTGAGATTTGCTGCTTGTAAAGCAAAGCATTTCCACAGTTTGGGTCTTTTTCGTAGagtaataaagacaaaacaatccccaaattacacacagcaacTGACAGATATTGTTTATAACATGTATGATAATTGAATAAATATATGGGATTAACGTTTTGGCATGCCATAAATCAAGGTCAGGCAGATGAGTGGGTCATAATCCAAATATGGCACACAGCTCCTTTAACTAACTGTGAAAACCTTGCAGCTTTTCTTATGAATAATGCAGCAGTGCAGGGCTTCACCTGTCtctcattaaatattcatcagGCTAGGCAGTGCAATAGTTGAAGCAAACTCCTAAagctcaaataaaaaacattgatgCATTAGAACCTTGAATCTTATTAACGTGTGCATTCAGATATTTACCATCAATGTAACGGATGCAGAGCCAGGTCGTCTAAAGTGCAAATTTCAGCATTCTTCAGATCCAATacctacagcattttttaatctTCGTTCATGTtgatttcagcatttactactaacattttgaaatcaAAGGTTGtgactgttaacattagttagaCTCTGTAAACTAACATGAGTAATTGTATTCACATGAACTAACACTAACAAGGATTAatacgtaagggataatgtacaggcagccggttgttatcgcataaataaatattatttcgCAATAACAGatggctgcttgtacattatcccagtCATTACAAgtctacttgccacatgagaaaaaaactggacataaaatgtgattttgaaatattttattagctaatttttaccgaatgcagaccttctgggaggaaaagccatttactttcattttttagGTAAGAAACGACTTTCAAATGTCACAatcaggcaatttggtttaatcatttgtaaatatagtgtcatatatgttattaaaagacatttattttttgtgtaatattaaactgttcctgtcaaaatgatttgcagcatcagggttactgtgtgttattagttttgagtggatgttatctgggaataacgaacctgcaaatgtcgcgactggccaatcagaatcaagcgttTCAACGCGCCGtgtaataaatgctgacaaaagccatggttaattttcgcgAGGGTATGCTGATTTTCTTCTTTGTTAGTTGGGCTCGTGGTTACATTCTGAGCACAGGAATTTTGTGTGACATCATTGGCACCCTATCGTTCTTCCTAGTAAGAGGACACCTAATGAGTTACCACTGGTCAGATTACAGATCCAGTGCTCAAAATCAGCATTAGACCCTGAATTACTGGTTTATATCATCCTCACTCCATGAAGACTTCAGTATATTTGCCCTCAGATTGAATGCAATATAGAAAGAAAACTGTTTGTACCTTTTAGTTGATCATGTTACACGGTAGATGCACCCTATGCATACTGTCAGTTGTGTCAGTTTCATAGACTTATACATTATTCACTCCCTTTCACGGATGACAAGCCAGTGctaaaaacataatcaaaaaaTCATGGGCTTGTCAACGTGCTCACGGCTATTCTTAGGATCTAAAAGCAGTGATGATGACATCTTAGACAAGCCTTGTCCAGTCTCACCTCACACATGGAAGTGTGAATTATGCAGCcattgtatatatattatataaatatattatataacccatagtatatactgtaaattaaatGGCATAGGGTCTGACAGAGGTCATACTTCAATGCCACACCTGATATGGATCTTTCTCGGCTCCTCTTACAGGGGGAACCCAGATAAGTGTGACATATGGGGGAACACGCCACTCCACCTGGCCGCTGCCAATGGTCATCTCAACTGCTTGTCCTTCCTGGTGTCGTTCGGTGCCAACGTGTGGTGCCTGGACAACGACTACCACACGCCTCTGGACATGGCTGCCACCAAGAATCACATGGACTGCGTGCGCTATCTGGACTCCATCGCTGCCAAGCAGACGGCCCTCAACCCCAAACTAGTGAGCAAGCTGAAGGACCGAGCTTTCCGCGACGCCGAACGGCGCATCAAAGAATGCGTCAAACTGCAGCAGAAGCACCGTCGGCGTATGGAACGCAAATACCAGAGAGAGACGACAGAAGCATCCTTCTCTGATGCCATGAGTTTCTCCAGCTACACCAGCAGCACCTTGAGTCGCAAGTTACATCCCTTCAACACCGCCACTAGCGTGCCATACTCCCAGGTCTAGCATCTTCTCAACGATTCTGTTTCCATCTAAGTGTTTTTTCGAGGGCAATTGCCATGTCCGTTTACATAttcaggtgataaaatgtctttgttgttcTAGGCTACTCTTCATGCCACAGCCAGGGGCAAAACCAAGATCCAGAAGAAGCTCGAGAAGAAGAAGCAAGGTGACGGGACGTTTAAGATTTATGAAGATGGAAGAAAGAGCGTTCGCTCTTTGTCTGGACTACAACTTGGCAACGACGTCATGTTCTTGAAGCAGGGCACGTACGTCAATCCAAAGGATCGATCCCGTCGCAACATACGTGACATGTTCCAAAGCGATAACGAGGATGCGATCTCACGTGCCATCAGCGAGCCCGACCTGCATGGGCACGACGTGGAACACTCAGAGATCAGCACCGACTCGGGTCACGACTCGCTCTTCAACCGTCCCGGGCTTGGCACTATGGTTTTCCGCCGCAACTATGTGAGCGGTGGACTTTTTGGCATTGGACGGAGGGATGAAGGCAGTCTGGCAGGCAGCGAACGAGTCAATAATGTGCGCCTGCAGAGCCGAATGCAGCGCTTGCCCAATATGGACGACGACAGCATTGGAAGTGCCCGTAGCCTGCAGGAGAGGAACGTGCAGGAGCTGCCATGGGAAGAGGTGGAACTGGGgctggatgatgatgatgagccTGACACAAGTCCACTGGAAGTGTTCTTGG
Proteins encoded in this region:
- the otop2 gene encoding proton channel OTOP2, encoding MRWHAPQKASGSYSCSANSSNMTAKEDLEANDSQISTIQVATQGETAQNADSPASAHCGVRKMERARNWGWLLSGYISLNVLLLGIVLVSGSVFNGTQISSSHLQIYLILLVVLTTIWMVYYKAHTCRVDSAVLYKDSHAGPVWLRAGLVLFGVCSVLMDIFKIVYYVGYAHCESAVKIVFPVVQAVFVIVQTYFLWVHAKDCVQLQKRITRYGLMLTLSTNLVVWMTAVTEESLHQTIIPDDSNSSSNTPHGFNFSLKGSAPGNCKCIHDFCDVFEKAFYYLYPFNIEYSLFASAMAYVMWKNVGRQMDEHHDHLRFRLWDVVVGPVAGLIVLVAGLATFVVYEVDVSKGDPNKKEDALTIYYIMNIVTITLMSIATLSGCIIFQLDKREHVSEKNPTRSLDVGLLVGASLGQFLICYFTIVAMLASGVKGHVNGLTLASSILTVIQLCLQNSFLIKGLHRKPFKETPTATVFANARVVQRDPDRRNSSIVPAHALPITLTLLQGRLSWKRRILKEICAFLLICNVILWIIPAFGARPQFDNPVGSYIYEFKTWVAVVNIGMPFGIFYQMHSVASLFEVCLAS
- the ush1ga gene encoding pre-mRNA splicing regulator USH1G; translated protein: MNDKYHKAARDGYLDLLKEATRKDLNAPDEDGMTPTLWAAYHGNMDALRLIAGRGGNPDKCDIWGNTPLHLAAANGHLNCLSFLVSFGANVWCLDNDYHTPLDMAATKNHMDCVRYLDSIAAKQTALNPKLVSKLKDRAFRDAERRIKECVKLQQKHRRRMERKYQRETTEASFSDAMSFSSYTSSTLSRKLHPFNTATSVPYSQATLHATARGKTKIQKKLEKKKQGDGTFKIYEDGRKSVRSLSGLQLGNDVMFLKQGTYVNPKDRSRRNIRDMFQSDNEDAISRAISEPDLHGHDVEHSEISTDSGHDSLFNRPGLGTMVFRRNYVSGGLFGIGRRDEGSLAGSERVNNVRLQSRMQRLPNMDDDSIGSARSLQERNVQELPWEEVELGLDDDDEPDTSPLEVFLATQSMNEFIPIFKREKIDLDALLLCSDNDLKGIHIPLGPRKKIMDICQRRLETIEDPGCIEDTEL